The Bacillus zhangzhouensis region TCCAATAATTGAACGAAAGACTGAGGTTCTAAGCTTGCGCCGCCTACCAAAGCACCGTCAATATCGGATTCTGCCATGTATTCTTTAATATTTGCCGGCTTCACGCTTCCGCCATATTGAATGCGCAGGCTGTCTGCCGCTTCTTGACCAAATTCGCTTGCAACGGTTTGGCGGATGTGTGCGCAAACGTCGTTTGCATCTTTCGCTGTAGAAGATTTTCCTGTACCAATAGCCCAGATTGGCTCATATGCAATCACAGATTCAGCGACTTGCTGCTTCGTTAAACCAGCTAGTGCTTTCTTCACTTGATCAGCGACAAGTTCATTTGTTTTGCCAGCTTCACGTTCTTCAAGCGTTTCACCTACACAAATAATTGGAACGATGCCGTGCTTGAATGCAGCATGTGCTTTTTTGTTCACTGTTTCATCTGTTTCAGCAAAGAATTCACGACGCTCTGAATGACCAATCACTGAATAGCCGATGCCTAAATCTTTTAGAGCAGCAGGGCTGATTTCACCAGTGAATGCACCATTTTCTTCAAAGTGCATGTTTTGTGCACCAATTTTAAGGTTTGTTCCGTTTAAAAGGCTGTTTAGCTTTTCAAGGAAAAGAGCTGGCGCACAGACAATGGATTCCACTTTGTCAGGAGATGGAATAGATGACTTGACTTCTTCAACGAAGCTGACTGCTTCGCCAAGTGTTTTGTTCATTTTCCAGTTCCCAGCTATAATTGGTTTTCTCATGATTGTCACTTCCTTATAGCAGTTTTGGTCTTATTTATCGTTTAATGCAGTAACACCAGGAAGTTCTTTGCCTTCCATAAATTCAAGTGAAGCTCCGCCGCCTGTAGAAATATGGCTCATCTGATCGGCAAGACCAAATTTCTCAACTGCTGCTGCTGAATCTCCACCGCCAATGACAGAATATGTATCTTTTGCTTCTGCCAGTGCTTCTGCGATTGCTTTTGTACCTTTAGCGAATGCATCGATTTCAAATACACCCATCGGTCCGTTCCAGACCACAAGCTTGCTGTTTTTAATAACGTCAGCATACTTTTCTCTTGTCTCTGTTCCAATATCAAGTGCTTCTAGATCACTTGGAATTTCAGAGATTGGCACAATGCTTGTATTCGCATCATTTGAAAAGTCGTCGGCTACCAGAACATCTGTTGGAATCAGGAAGTTCACGCCTTTTTCTTTTGCACGCTCCATAAAGGATTTCGCTAAATCTACTTTGTCTTCTTCTAATAGAGATTTCCCTACCTCATGGCCAAGTGATTTCACAAATGTGTAAGCAAGTCCGCCGCCGATGATAAGATTGTCCACTTTATCAAGAAGACTTTCAATCACACCGATTTTATCCTTTACCTTGGCGCCGCCGATAATCGCTGTAAATGGGCGATCAGGGTTTGAAATGGCTTTCCCTAGAACCTCAAGCTCTTTTTGCATGAGGAAGCCCGCAACAGCCGGAAGATATGCTGCAATACCTGCTGTCGATGCATGTGCACGGTGTGCAGCACCGAACGCATCATTGACATACACATCGGCTAAATCAGCAAATGCTTTTGATAATTCAGGATCGTTCTTTTCTTCACCAGGATAGAAACGGACGTTTTCAAGCACTAGCACGTCTCCTTCTTTTAAATCAGAGATTTGCTTTTTCACTTTATCGCCATAAGCTTCATCCGCTTTTTTCACTTCTTGTCCAAGAAGCTCTTGCAGACGTTTCGCCACAGGTGTTAGACGCAGTTCTTCAGTAACTTGACCCTTCGGACGACCCAAATGACTAGCTAGCAGTACCTTTGCGCCTTGTCCTGTTAAATACTCAATTGTTGGTAATGCTGCGCGGATACGAGTATCATCCGTCACGTCTCCGTCCTTCATTGGTACGTTAAAATCTACGCGGCAGAACACAACTTTGCCTTTTACGTCAATGTCTTTTACTGATTTCTTATTCATGCTCGTCAGGAGATCCTCCTTTATTCTGGTTTCCTTACGCATTGGAAAAGACTCTCTTTATCCTTTTCCCATTTTGCCCTCATCAAAACGAGAAATCGTGCAGAACGGATAAAAACAGAGAAAAAGGGAAAGGGATGCTTCCCCTTCCCTTGTCCGTCTTCATTATATCGTGTCTCTAGGAAAGAACCAAGCGAGTTCCTTCAATGTGAGAAATTAAAGACCTTGTTTTGCAATGTAAGCTGCAAGGTCAACAACGCGGTGAGAATATCCGCTCTCGTTATCGTACCAAGAGATCACTTTCACCATGCTACCTTCCATCACCATTGTTGAAAGAGCATCGATTGTTGAAGAGTTTGCATTACCATTGTAGTCACCAGATACTAATGGCTCTTCGCTGTAGCCAAGGATTCCTTTAAGTTCTCCTTCAGCTGCTTCTTTAAGTGCTGCATTTACGTCTTCAGCTGTTACATCTTGGTTTAATTCAGCAACAAGGTCAACTAAAGAAACGTTAGGTGTTGGAACACGCATAGCACCACCGTTTAATTTACCTTTAAGTTCAGGCAATACAAGTGAAACAGCTTTCGCAGCACCTGTAGAAGTTGGAATGATGTTTTCCGCAGCTGCACGAGCACGACGGTAGTCTTTGTGCGGAAGATCAAGAATTTGCTGGTCATTTGTGTATGAGTGAACAGTTGTCATCATACCGCGTTTGATACCAAATTTATCATTAAGTACTTTTGCAAATGGTGCTAAGCAGTTTGTCGTACAAGATGCATTAGAGATGACATCGTGGCTAGCTGCATCGTATTTGTCTTCGTTTACACCCATAACGATTGTGATATCTTCTTCGTTAGCAGGAGCAGAGATGATGACTTTTTTAGCGCCAGCTTCTAAGTGTTTAGCAGCATCTGCACGTTTTGTGAAGAATCCAGTAGATTCAACTACGATGTCTACGCCTTGCTTACCCCAGCTTAATTTCGCAGGGTCACGCTCAGCTGATACTTCGATTGTTTTACCGTTCACTACTAAGTTTGTACCGTCTACAGAAACCTCTGCATCTAGTTTCCCGTGAACAGAGTCATATTGTAAAAGGTGTGCAAGCATGTTCGCATCTGTTAGATCGTTAACTGCTACTACCTCAACTTCTGGATTATTTAATGCTGCACGAAATACGTTACGTCCAATACGTCCAAATCCGTTAATACCGACTTTTACTGCCATGATGTTTTCCTCCTTTTATAGGTCACAATGTTTTATATTGAGGGATCAATTGACTCCCTTAATAACTCTTTTGCGGCTCCTTCATCTGTGACAAGAACCGTTCGGCGTGGTTTTTTGAAATAAGCTTCAATAGCCCCCGCCTTTGATGATCCACCTGCAACAGCAATAATGTGTGGAATGTTTTCTAGATCATCTAGCTGCATGCCGACGGAGTGCACTTTGTGTACGACCTCACCATCACGATTAAAGTAATAGCCAAAGGCCTCTGTTACTGCGTCATGCTCATCAATCTTTTTTAAATCTTCAGCTGGTGTATTTCGCCTCATCGCCATTGTTTTTGCTTCACCAATTCCATGAATGAGCATCGTGGACGATTTAATCGTTTGAAGCACTTCTTTGACTGACGGCTCTTCGATAATGGAAGAGTAAGCACCTTCTGACAGCTGCCCTGGAACAAACAGCAGTTTGTAAGTACCGGAAGCTTTTTCAGCCATGTGGGCACAAATGGTGTTTGCCTGATTTTTTACATTCTCGCCAAGACCGCCTCTTGCAGGGACAAACATTGTATTGCGGTTTTTGGCATCAGGGGTCATCATTTCGGCAACGGCTTCCATCGTCGTTCCGCCAGTGACGGCGACGATATTATTTCCAGTAAACCTTTTTTTCATACATTGGACAGCAGCTCTTCCCATTTCTTGCTTTACCCACGGGGATTCGTCACTGTCACCAGAAACGATGATGACTTCTTCCAGGCCTAACTTTCTCTTTAATGTATTTTCCAAAAAGGTTAAACCTAAAACGTCCTTCATCATTCCTTCAAGCATTTCAAGCAAAGCGTGACCCTCACTCGTCAGCATCATGCCGCTCGTTTTGACATCCAGCAGATTTTGTTCTTTTAAAAACTGAACTTCAGTACGTAAGATGCGCTCACTGAGACCAAGACTCGTTGCAAGACTTCTGCGGCCAATTGGTTCAGCTAATCTGATGTACTGCAAAATGTCGTAGCGTTTTTGCATAACGATCAGAAGATCTGGCAATAATTTTTTTTGAGCTTCCAATAAACGATTCATGGCTAACGACCCTTTCTTTTCACGTTGGACAAAAAAAGTCCCACTGTGACAAAAAATGTCCCGCCACAGCCAAAAAAAATCAATCCCTGCTTTCTTTAATTATTTTAACAGGATAATCTTGCATTTTCAACTCTTACAAACACATTTAGACAAAAAATAGACACAATTCCGCCGATAGTCTGCTTGTCATCAAGGTTCTTGCAATGATATTTCTTTTCAAAATATTTCTTTTATATAGAATGAATACACGATTGAAAATGTGCATGCTGGTGATATCAACATGCACATTTTTCAGGACCAGCTTATGTTTTTGTGATGGTTCCTAACTGTTTTGCCTCTGCCTTCGGTTTGATTTTGAGATAATAAATGATGTAGCAGGCGGCCATGAACGGGATTCCGCAATAAAGGCCGATCCGCTGATCCTCGATAAAAAATAAGCTGATGAGGACGATGCCAAATGCGATAAAGCCTGCTAATGGGACAAATGGAAAGAGCGGTGTTCGGAAGACGAGATCCTTTACATCTCCGCCCGCCTTTATAAATTGTTTTCTAAAGAAATACTGGGATAAACAAATGGACATCCACACCACAACAAGGACCATACCAGAAATAGAAATGAGCCACACATACACCGTTTTTGGTGCCACAACACTTGTCAGCAGGGATAGTGCAGATACACCCATTGTCACCAATAGTGCATTGATCGGAATTTTACGCTTGGACAGTTTTTTCGTAAAGTCAGGTCCTTTCCCGTCTTTCGAAAGCGCCCAGAGCATACGTGATGATGCATATAATCCAGAGTTTGCTACAGATAAGACGGCTGTGATGATAATAAAATTCATCATATCTGCGGCATATGGTATGCCGACCTTGTCCAAAACGACGACAAACGGGCTGTCAACGGTGCCTGCTGTCTGCCACGGAAGAAGTGCAGCCAGAACCGCGATGGATAAAACGAAAAAGACCATCGTTCTCCAAATAATATTCCGTATAGATCGCGGCAATGTTTTTTCAGGGCTTTCACTCTCTCCTGCTGCAATTCCTACAAGTTCTGTTCCTTGAAAAGAGAAATTGACCGTGACCATGGTTAATAAAATAGCAAATACGCCATTAGGAAATAGTCCGCCATGATCCGTCAAATGACGAAATAGAGGGGCTGGTTCTCCATCTTTCAAATGAACTATTCCGAAAATTGCGCCAATTCCAATGATAATAAATAATAGGATGGCAGCGACCTTAATGGCTGAAAACCAAAACTCGGTTTCAGCGAAGCTGCGAGCTGAGATGGCATTCACGGCAAATAAAATCACGCTAAATGCAAGACACCACAGCCAAACAGGGATATCTGGAAACCACCTTTGGAGCAAAATGCCTGCTGACGTAAACTCCAGTCCAATTGTACATGCCCAGCTGAACCAATAAAGCCAGCCGATCATAAAGCCTGTGGACGGGCCTATATATTTGGTTGCATACTCCTGAAAGGAACCCGCTGTCGGCATCGCCACTGCTAATTCTCCAAGACAGAGCATCACCAAATACATTAACAATCCGCCAATGATAAAGGATAGAATGGCTCCCCCCGGTCCAGCCTGATGGATAATGCGTCCTGATCCAAGGAAAAGACCAGTACCAATGACGCCGCCTAAGGCAATCATAAAGAGATGCCTGCTTTTCATGGAACGTTCTAGTTCATTATGCTGTTCTTGCTTCAATTCCGCTTCCCCACTTTCACTCTTCTATTCATCATCCTTTGACAAAATTCGCTGTTCGTTGAAAGAGAAAGGGAGAAAGTGAAGGCTTCTCTCCCTTTGACATTTATGCTTGAAATAATGCTTCAATATGACCAATCGCCCAGTCTACATCTTCTTTAGATATCGTGAGAGGCGGTGCAAAGCGGATGACGGTCTCATGGGTTTCCTTACATAACAGTCCTGTTTGTTTCAGCTTCTCACAATAAGGTCTCGCTGCCTCTGTCAGCTCCATGCCTATAAATAATCCGCGACCGCGCACTTCCTTGATAACAGGACTTTGAATGCGCGTGAGTTTGTCTTTTAAGTATTCGCCAAGCTCCATAGAACGTGCTGCAAGGTTTTCGTCGATTAGAACATCCAGTGCAGCCAGTGAGACCGCACACGCAAGAGGATTTCCGCCGAAGGTAGATCCGTGAGATCCAGGGTTAAACACACCTAATATATCACGGTCTGCTACCACACACGAGATGGGGAATACACCGCCGCCTAAAGCTTTCCCAAGAATCAGCATATCGGGCTCAATATCTTCCCAGTCACATGCAAACATCTTGCCTGTTCGCGCTAATCCGACCTGTATTTCATCTGCAATGAACAGCACATGTTCTTTTTCACAAAGCGCCTTCGCTTCCTTCAAGAAGCCTTCTGGCGGCATGACAATTCCCGCTTCTCCTTGAATAGGCTCGATTAGAAAAGCCGCTGTTTGTGGTGTGATGGCTTCTCGTAACGCTTCAATATCTCCGTAAGGAATCAGTTTGATGCCTGGAAGCATTGGACCGAAACCTCTTTGATATTCTGCTTCAGAAGAAAGAGAAACAGCCGTCATCGTTCTGCCATGGAAGTTTCCGACGCACGCAATGATTTCTGCACGATTGTCTTCGATTCCCTTGACGTCATAGCCCCAGCGTCTTGCTGCTTTTACAGCTGTTTCTACAGCCTCAGCTCCAGTATTCATCGGGAGTGCCATCTCTTTATTCGTCAGTTGACAAATTTTTTCATACCAAGGACCGAGCTGATCATTGTGAAAAGCTCTTGAGGTCAGAGTCACACGGTCTGCCTGTTTTTTGAGTGCCTCTATAATGCGGGGATGGCGATGGCCTTGGTTCACTGCGGAATATGCACTCAGCATATCCATATATCGATTGCCTTCAGGGTCTGTCACCCAAACTCCTTCAGCCTCTGAAATCACAATTGGCAGCGGATGATAGTTTGCCGCACCGTATTGTTCGGTTTGTTGAATCAATTCATTTGTCTGTGTCATCGTCTATTCCTCCTTTTTAAGCTCGCCTCTTTTAAATAAGGTTCATCTTCTTCACACATATGATATGCAAGGATCGTGCCAACTTTCTGCCCGTATCATGGCAAGGATTGAACAGGTTCTTTATGCAAAATATCTTTGCATATGCCAAATTTTTAAGAGACAACCGCAAAATTTTTCATGTAAAATAGAGGTAACGTCTGGAGGTGGCGCAATGAAAGAAGATTCGTATACTGCAAAGCTGGAAAATGAGATTGATCTGTATAAACAAATGCTTGATTTAATAGATGTCGGGGTTCATGCAATTGACGAGAATGGCAATACTGTTGTTTATAATAAAAAAATGATGGAGATTGAGTCTTTGAAACGCTCTGATGTTCTCCATAAAAATGTATTAGACCTCTTCGTCTTCCAAGACGAAATGCACAGTACGCTTGTCCAAGCGCTGCGTACTGGGAAACAAACCGTTCATGCAAAGCAGACATATTATAATCACAACGGAAAAGAAATCACAACGATTAATCATACATACCCGCTCGTTCGAGACGGCCTCATCCAAGGAGCGGTTGAAATTTCGAATGATGTGACCAAGCTGGAACGGCTGATTCACCACAATAGGAAGAAAAAAGGAAGCACGCGCTTTACCTTTGATTCCATTATTGGACAGAGCCCTGCGTTTTTAGAAGTGATTGAGCATGCAAAACGAGCGACACGCACCTCTTCCTACGTGCTTATCGTTGGAGAAACAGGAACAGGAAAAGAACTATTTGCTCAAAGTATTCACAACGGCAGCAGCCGGTCAGCTGGACCATTTATTACCCAGAATTGCGCGGCACTACCTGATAATCTCATTGAAAGTCTGCTCTTTGGTACCCAAAAAGGGGCTTTTACAGGCGCAACTGATCAGCCTGGTTTATTTGAACAGGCGCAGGGAGGTACACTGCTGCTTGATGAGATCAACTCATTAAATCCTGGTCTTCAAGCAAAACTGCTGCGCGTATTACAAGAGAAACGTGTGAGAAGGTTAGGCAGCACAAAAGAAATTGCAGTTGATGTAAGAGTCATTGCCAATATGAATGAGGACCCTGTAGATGCAATCGCAGGCGGACGCATGCGCAAGGATTTATTTTATCGGCTGGGTATTGTCACCTTATTTATTCCGCCGCTTTCTGAACGAAAAGAAGACATTCCTACGTTTGTCAGTCATTTTATTCAAAAATATAATGAGCTGTTTCAAATGAAGGTGAAGGCGGCTGACGAAGAGGTACTAGCCCTTTTTCAAGCGTATGATTGGCCGGGTAATGTACGAGAACTGGAGCATGTGATTGAAGCGGGGATGAATATGATGATGGATGAGGATTACTTAAGCATGCATCATCTTCCATATCATGTTAGATTTAAGCACGGGGAAGGTCGTCCTGCAGCGCAATTACAGACGAATCCGTTGCAGCATACCGCAGCAGCTGACAGGTTTATCTATACAATCCCAGAACATACGACTGATTTTCAAACCCAAATGGAACGATTTGAAAAACAATACATTGTCCATTACTTAGAAAAAATGGACGATAATATTTCACAGACTGCAAAGATATTGGGCATGAGCAGGCAAAGTCTGCAATATCGCATGAAAAAACTGCATATTTCTCGTTAATCATAGAGCTGTGACCTCATTCGGCACAGCTTACTGTGGTTCTGACTGTCCTGCCAAGCTTTCTAAAAAGCGCTTGAACCGAATCTAATTTTCCCCCGAAGAAACTCACCTGTACGAATGAATTTAATTAATGCATCCGCAATTTTTTGTTTAACTTTCAATAAAATTTCCGATCAAACGCCTCCCCTCTTTCATTTTCAAGAAATCATCGGGCTGCCTTACTTTCAAAAAAAGAAGCACGTGCCATGTTCTGGCAAATACTTCTTTTTAATCGTAGCGCTTCCGCAGCGTAGAGGACGGAAGATTCATTTGTTCGCGATATTTTGCAATGGTTCTGCGCGACGCGCGGATGCCAAAGGTTTGCTGAAGCAGCGTCATGATTTGCTGATCTGAATAAGGCTTTTTCTTATTTTCCGTTTGAATGAGCTCTGCAATGTGCGTTTTGACTGTGTAGCTGGATGCCTCTTCTAGCGAATGCCCTTCTAATTTTGCTTGGAAAAATTGTTTCATTTCCATGAGACCATACGGG contains the following coding sequences:
- the tpiA gene encoding triose-phosphate isomerase; translation: MRKPIIAGNWKMNKTLGEAVSFVEEVKSSIPSPDKVESIVCAPALFLEKLNSLLNGTNLKIGAQNMHFEENGAFTGEISPAALKDLGIGYSVIGHSERREFFAETDETVNKKAHAAFKHGIVPIICVGETLEEREAGKTNELVADQVKKALAGLTKQQVAESVIAYEPIWAIGTGKSSTAKDANDVCAHIRQTVASEFGQEAADSLRIQYGGSVKPANIKEYMAESDIDGALVGGASLEPQSFVQLLEEGQYE
- a CDS encoding phosphoglycerate kinase yields the protein MNKKSVKDIDVKGKVVFCRVDFNVPMKDGDVTDDTRIRAALPTIEYLTGQGAKVLLASHLGRPKGQVTEELRLTPVAKRLQELLGQEVKKADEAYGDKVKKQISDLKEGDVLVLENVRFYPGEEKNDPELSKAFADLADVYVNDAFGAAHRAHASTAGIAAYLPAVAGFLMQKELEVLGKAISNPDRPFTAIIGGAKVKDKIGVIESLLDKVDNLIIGGGLAYTFVKSLGHEVGKSLLEEDKVDLAKSFMERAKEKGVNFLIPTDVLVADDFSNDANTSIVPISEIPSDLEALDIGTETREKYADVIKNSKLVVWNGPMGVFEIDAFAKGTKAIAEALAEAKDTYSVIGGGDSAAAVEKFGLADQMSHISTGGGASLEFMEGKELPGVTALNDK
- the gap gene encoding type I glyceraldehyde-3-phosphate dehydrogenase — its product is MAVKVGINGFGRIGRNVFRAALNNPEVEVVAVNDLTDANMLAHLLQYDSVHGKLDAEVSVDGTNLVVNGKTIEVSAERDPAKLSWGKQGVDIVVESTGFFTKRADAAKHLEAGAKKVIISAPANEEDITIVMGVNEDKYDAASHDVISNASCTTNCLAPFAKVLNDKFGIKRGMMTTVHSYTNDQQILDLPHKDYRRARAAAENIIPTSTGAAKAVSLVLPELKGKLNGGAMRVPTPNVSLVDLVAELNQDVTAEDVNAALKEAAEGELKGILGYSEEPLVSGDYNGNANSSTIDALSTMVMEGSMVKVISWYDNESGYSHRVVDLAAYIAKQGL
- a CDS encoding sugar-binding transcriptional regulator, yielding MNRLLEAQKKLLPDLLIVMQKRYDILQYIRLAEPIGRRSLATSLGLSERILRTEVQFLKEQNLLDVKTSGMMLTSEGHALLEMLEGMMKDVLGLTFLENTLKRKLGLEEVIIVSGDSDESPWVKQEMGRAAVQCMKKRFTGNNIVAVTGGTTMEAVAEMMTPDAKNRNTMFVPARGGLGENVKNQANTICAHMAEKASGTYKLLFVPGQLSEGAYSSIIEEPSVKEVLQTIKSSTMLIHGIGEAKTMAMRRNTPAEDLKKIDEHDAVTEAFGYYFNRDGEVVHKVHSVGMQLDDLENIPHIIAVAGGSSKAGAIEAYFKKPRRTVLVTDEGAAKELLRESIDPSI
- a CDS encoding amino acid permease, with the translated sequence MKSRHLFMIALGGVIGTGLFLGSGRIIHQAGPGGAILSFIIGGLLMYLVMLCLGELAVAMPTAGSFQEYATKYIGPSTGFMIGWLYWFSWACTIGLEFTSAGILLQRWFPDIPVWLWCLAFSVILFAVNAISARSFAETEFWFSAIKVAAILLFIIIGIGAIFGIVHLKDGEPAPLFRHLTDHGGLFPNGVFAILLTMVTVNFSFQGTELVGIAAGESESPEKTLPRSIRNIIWRTMVFFVLSIAVLAALLPWQTAGTVDSPFVVVLDKVGIPYAADMMNFIIITAVLSVANSGLYASSRMLWALSKDGKGPDFTKKLSKRKIPINALLVTMGVSALSLLTSVVAPKTVYVWLISISGMVLVVVWMSICLSQYFFRKQFIKAGGDVKDLVFRTPLFPFVPLAGFIAFGIVLISLFFIEDQRIGLYCGIPFMAACYIIYYLKIKPKAEAKQLGTITKT
- a CDS encoding ornithine--oxo-acid transaminase, translated to MTQTNELIQQTEQYGAANYHPLPIVISEAEGVWVTDPEGNRYMDMLSAYSAVNQGHRHPRIIEALKKQADRVTLTSRAFHNDQLGPWYEKICQLTNKEMALPMNTGAEAVETAVKAARRWGYDVKGIEDNRAEIIACVGNFHGRTMTAVSLSSEAEYQRGFGPMLPGIKLIPYGDIEALREAITPQTAAFLIEPIQGEAGIVMPPEGFLKEAKALCEKEHVLFIADEIQVGLARTGKMFACDWEDIEPDMLILGKALGGGVFPISCVVADRDILGVFNPGSHGSTFGGNPLACAVSLAALDVLIDENLAARSMELGEYLKDKLTRIQSPVIKEVRGRGLFIGMELTEAARPYCEKLKQTGLLCKETHETVIRFAPPLTISKEDVDWAIGHIEALFQA
- a CDS encoding sigma 54-interacting transcriptional regulator; translated protein: MKEDSYTAKLENEIDLYKQMLDLIDVGVHAIDENGNTVVYNKKMMEIESLKRSDVLHKNVLDLFVFQDEMHSTLVQALRTGKQTVHAKQTYYNHNGKEITTINHTYPLVRDGLIQGAVEISNDVTKLERLIHHNRKKKGSTRFTFDSIIGQSPAFLEVIEHAKRATRTSSYVLIVGETGTGKELFAQSIHNGSSRSAGPFITQNCAALPDNLIESLLFGTQKGAFTGATDQPGLFEQAQGGTLLLDEINSLNPGLQAKLLRVLQEKRVRRLGSTKEIAVDVRVIANMNEDPVDAIAGGRMRKDLFYRLGIVTLFIPPLSERKEDIPTFVSHFIQKYNELFQMKVKAADEEVLALFQAYDWPGNVRELEHVIEAGMNMMMDEDYLSMHHLPYHVRFKHGEGRPAAQLQTNPLQHTAAADRFIYTIPEHTTDFQTQMERFEKQYIVHYLEKMDDNISQTAKILGMSRQSLQYRMKKLHISR